A genomic window from Glaciihabitans sp. INWT7 includes:
- a CDS encoding HAD family phosphatase: MDGTLVDTEPYWLAAEAELVASFGGTWTKEDGLTLVGSGLWHTAAVLQHRGVELTEDQIVDRLTDRVMEQIESEVPWRPGALELLAELREARIPTALVTMSIRRMAEHVSSFLPFTAFDHIVSGDSVTHSKPHPEPYLRGAELLGVDTVRCIAIEDSTTGLASAVAAGAVAIGVPLHSPLEHGRGYTIWPTLTGRGVTDLSELLHSTRTDAA; the protein is encoded by the coding sequence ATGGATGGCACCCTCGTAGACACCGAGCCATACTGGCTCGCCGCCGAGGCGGAGCTCGTCGCATCTTTCGGCGGCACCTGGACCAAGGAAGACGGTCTCACGCTCGTCGGCTCCGGCCTCTGGCACACTGCGGCCGTGTTGCAACACCGCGGCGTCGAGCTCACCGAAGACCAGATCGTCGATCGCCTCACCGACCGGGTGATGGAGCAGATCGAGTCGGAGGTTCCTTGGCGGCCGGGGGCACTCGAGCTTCTCGCCGAGCTCCGGGAAGCCCGGATCCCTACCGCGCTCGTGACGATGTCCATCCGGCGCATGGCCGAGCACGTCTCGTCGTTCCTGCCGTTCACGGCCTTCGACCACATCGTGTCCGGGGATTCGGTCACCCACAGCAAGCCGCATCCCGAGCCGTACCTGCGCGGTGCCGAGCTTCTCGGAGTCGATACGGTCAGGTGCATCGCCATCGAGGACTCGACCACCGGATTGGCCTCCGCGGTCGCCGCCGGGGCCGTGGCGATCGGCGTGCCGTTGCATTCCCCGCTCGAGCACGGCCGCGGCTACACGATCTGGCCCACCCTGACCGGCCGGGGCGTCACCGACCTCTCGGAACTTCTCCACTCGACAAGAACGGATGCCGCATGA